A single Bifidobacterium asteroides DNA region contains:
- the nrdH gene encoding glutaredoxin-like protein NrdH, translated as MSITVYTKAHCPQCDATKRQLTKQGLEFEQVDLTEDQTLIDQFIAQGFKQTPIVVTDQETWSGYRPDLIRKAAQSAKVFA; from the coding sequence ATGTCCATCACGGTCTACACCAAGGCGCACTGTCCCCAGTGTGATGCCACCAAGCGTCAGTTGACCAAGCAGGGGCTGGAATTCGAGCAGGTGGATTTGACCGAGGATCAGACCTTGATCGACCAGTTCATCGCCCAGGGATTCAAGCAGACCCCCATCGTAGTCACTGACCAGGAGACGTGGAGCGGGTATCGCCCCGATCTGATCAGGAAGGCAGCACAGAGCGCCAAGGTCTTCGCCTGA
- a CDS encoding F0F1 ATP synthase subunit B: protein MYALAAGKGIQLFIPQLYDIVWSLVILVILAVFFYKFFMPKFQAIFDERSAKIEGNIQKAAKAREDADQARKQYQDQLGKARVEASQIRDDARAEASRIVADARTRAETEANQITENAQRSLKSQQQQALVSLKGEVGTLATALAGKILGSQLQDDAVQSSMIDSIIADQGGQSSDKRQA from the coding sequence ATGTACGCTCTAGCGGCAGGCAAGGGGATCCAGCTATTCATCCCCCAGCTCTATGACATTGTGTGGTCGCTGGTCATTCTGGTCATCCTGGCCGTCTTCTTCTACAAGTTCTTCATGCCCAAGTTCCAGGCCATCTTCGATGAGCGCTCGGCCAAGATCGAGGGCAACATTCAGAAGGCCGCCAAGGCTAGAGAAGATGCGGATCAGGCCCGCAAGCAGTATCAGGATCAACTGGGCAAGGCCCGTGTTGAGGCATCCCAGATCCGTGATGACGCCCGCGCCGAGGCCTCCAGGATCGTGGCGGATGCCAGGACCCGGGCCGAGACCGAGGCCAATCAGATCACCGAGAACGCCCAGCGATCCCTCAAGTCCCAGCAGCAGCAGGCGCTGGTCTCGCTCAAGGGCGAGGTGGGCACACTGGCCACGGCTCTTGCTGGCAAGATCCTGGGCTCGCAGCTTCAGGATGATGCCGTGCAGTCCTCCATGATCGACTCGATCATTGCGGACCAGGGTGGGCAATCTTCTGACAAGCGGCAGGCATGA
- the nucS gene encoding endonuclease NucS, whose protein sequence is MRIIVADCSAEYSGRLNASLPPARRVLLIKADMSCLIFSELGSYKPLNWMCSPCTIREIEPEETSKDGAGAKADCVAGTGPDEVAEAAAPDALIAQEQDQDQCRPVRKVLRVSAVKSSDVLTIRLYQVYADDSYDLGADPGLVKDGVEAHLQRYLAEQIDRIGPGATLVRREYPTPIGPVDIMAVDGQGRHVAIEIKRHGGIDGVEQLTRYCRLLNRDPLLAPVRGIFAAQTITPQARVLAEDRGFECLILDYEAMKGADSDELTLF, encoded by the coding sequence GTGCGAATCATTGTTGCCGACTGCTCCGCCGAATACTCCGGGCGTCTCAACGCCAGCCTGCCGCCGGCCAGGCGCGTCCTGCTGATCAAGGCCGACATGAGCTGCCTGATCTTTTCGGAGCTGGGCTCCTACAAGCCCCTGAATTGGATGTGCTCTCCCTGCACCATCAGGGAGATCGAACCCGAGGAAACGAGCAAAGACGGCGCAGGCGCCAAGGCTGATTGCGTGGCCGGGACTGGGCCGGATGAGGTAGCCGAAGCTGCTGCGCCCGATGCGCTGATCGCTCAGGAGCAGGATCAGGACCAGTGCCGGCCTGTACGCAAGGTTCTGCGTGTTTCGGCCGTCAAATCCAGCGATGTGCTCACCATCAGGCTCTACCAGGTCTATGCCGACGACAGCTACGACCTGGGGGCGGATCCGGGATTGGTCAAGGACGGTGTGGAAGCACACCTGCAGCGTTATCTGGCCGAACAGATCGACCGCATCGGCCCGGGGGCCACCTTGGTGCGCCGGGAGTATCCCACGCCCATCGGCCCAGTGGACATCATGGCCGTCGACGGCCAGGGGCGGCATGTGGCCATCGAGATCAAGCGGCATGGCGGCATTGATGGGGTGGAACAGCTGACCCGCTACTGCCGCCTGCTCAACCGCGACCCCCTGCTGGCCCCTGTCCGCGGGATCTTTGCGGCCCAGACCATCACCCCCCAGGCCAGGGTCCTTGCCGAGGACAGGGGATTCGAGTGCCTGATTCTGGACTACGAGGCCATGAAGGGCGCCGACAGTGACGAACTGACCCTCTTCTAA
- a CDS encoding amino acid ABC transporter ATP-binding protein, with the protein MTEGQTTANQPQDEQEEGAVLTVEHLVKQYPQAQSPVLNDISFQVPKGKVFVVLGPSGSGKSTLLRTIAGLEPIQGGRILLDGQAVETGRPLGKHGGGPGGLMSGSRSSDLRTRIGMVFQSYDLFPNRTVLDNVTLAPVLVQKRKRDQARQEALELLDRVGLADRRDAWPSQLSGGQRQRVAICRALILHPEIMLFDEVTAALDPEMVREVLQVILELADQGLTMMIVTHEMAFARGIADHIVLLDGGVLVEQSDDPEAFFTHPATDRAQRFLSTFTYERRRDQDQDQES; encoded by the coding sequence ATGACTGAGGGGCAAACGACGGCGAACCAGCCACAGGACGAGCAGGAGGAAGGGGCGGTGCTGACCGTCGAGCACCTGGTCAAGCAGTATCCGCAGGCGCAGAGTCCTGTGCTCAATGACATCTCCTTCCAGGTGCCCAAGGGCAAGGTCTTTGTGGTCCTGGGCCCCTCGGGCTCAGGCAAGTCCACCCTGCTGCGGACCATAGCCGGGCTGGAGCCCATACAGGGTGGCCGGATTCTTCTGGATGGTCAGGCGGTGGAGACCGGTCGTCCTCTGGGCAAGCACGGCGGAGGTCCCGGCGGCCTGATGTCAGGCAGCCGCAGCTCGGACCTGCGCACCAGGATCGGCATGGTCTTCCAGAGCTACGACCTCTTCCCCAACAGGACGGTTCTGGACAATGTGACCCTGGCGCCCGTCCTGGTCCAGAAGCGCAAGCGGGACCAGGCACGGCAGGAGGCTCTGGAGCTGCTGGACCGAGTGGGTCTGGCCGACCGACGTGATGCCTGGCCCAGCCAGCTCTCGGGCGGCCAGCGGCAGAGGGTGGCCATCTGCCGGGCCCTCATCCTCCATCCCGAGATCATGCTCTTCGACGAGGTGACCGCGGCTCTGGATCCGGAGATGGTTCGCGAGGTCCTCCAGGTCATTCTGGAACTGGCCGACCAGGGGCTGACCATGATGATCGTCACCCACGAGATGGCCTTCGCCAGGGGCATCGCCGACCACATCGTCCTCTTGGATGGAGGCGTCCTGGTCGAGCAGTCCGACGACCCGGAGGCCTTCTTCACCCACCCGGCCACTGACCGGGCGCAACGCTTCCTGTCCACCTTCACCTATGAGCGCAGGCGGGATCAGGACCAGGATCAGGAGTCCTGA
- the atpA gene encoding F0F1 ATP synthase subunit alpha, translated as MAEMTIDPAVVRKALDQFVESYKPTDTPTQEVGYVRTAGDGIAHVEGLPGCMANELLTFEDGTLGLAFNLDAREIGVVILGDFAGVEEGQEVHRTGEVLSVPVGDGYLGRTVNPLGEPIDGLGEIKSEGRRILEAQAPDVMHRHPVDEPLATGIKAIDAMTPIGRGQRQLIIGDRQTGKTAIAIDTIINQKRNWESGDPKKQVRCIYVAIGQKGTTIASVRSSLEEAGAMEYTTIVASPASDSAGFKYIAPYTGSAIGQHWMYGGKHVLIVFDDLSKQAEAYRSISLLLRRPPGREAYPGDVFYLHSRLLERCAKLSDDLGGGSMTGLPIIETKANDVSAYIPTNVISITDGQIFLQSDLFNANQRPAVDVGISVSRVGGAAQTKALKKVSSTLKISLAQYRSLQSFAMFASDLDAASKAQLTRGARLTELLKQPQFTPYSMEKQVVSVWVGTHGKLDDLDLEDVLPFESGLLDYLDHNTDILKTIRDTEDFTDDTEKALDKAVDEFAKTFVTHKGQTLDGHKADQEQEQPVAVQQEKLVADGKSGSKAGKR; from the coding sequence ATGGCAGAAATGACCATTGATCCCGCCGTGGTGCGCAAGGCACTCGACCAGTTCGTCGAGTCCTACAAGCCGACGGACACCCCCACCCAGGAGGTGGGCTACGTCCGTACGGCCGGTGACGGCATTGCGCATGTGGAGGGACTGCCTGGTTGCATGGCCAACGAGCTGCTGACCTTCGAGGACGGCACGCTGGGACTGGCCTTCAACTTGGATGCCCGCGAGATCGGCGTGGTCATCCTGGGCGACTTCGCAGGTGTCGAAGAGGGCCAGGAAGTCCACAGGACCGGCGAGGTGCTTTCGGTGCCCGTCGGCGACGGCTATCTGGGGCGTACGGTCAACCCCCTGGGCGAGCCCATCGACGGACTGGGTGAAATCAAGAGCGAGGGCCGCAGAATCCTGGAGGCTCAGGCTCCTGACGTCATGCACCGGCATCCTGTCGACGAGCCCCTGGCCACTGGCATCAAGGCCATCGACGCCATGACACCCATCGGCCGCGGTCAGCGTCAGCTGATCATCGGCGACCGGCAGACCGGCAAGACGGCCATCGCTATCGACACCATCATCAACCAGAAGCGGAACTGGGAGTCGGGCGACCCCAAGAAGCAGGTGCGTTGCATCTACGTGGCCATCGGACAGAAGGGTACCACCATCGCTTCGGTCCGTTCCTCCCTGGAAGAGGCCGGCGCCATGGAGTACACCACCATCGTGGCCTCCCCGGCTTCCGACTCCGCAGGCTTCAAGTACATAGCCCCCTACACCGGTTCGGCCATCGGCCAGCACTGGATGTATGGCGGCAAGCACGTCCTGATCGTCTTTGACGACCTGAGCAAGCAGGCCGAGGCCTACCGGTCCATCTCCCTGCTGCTGCGTCGTCCGCCGGGGCGCGAGGCCTATCCTGGCGACGTCTTCTACCTGCATTCGCGTCTGCTGGAGCGCTGCGCGAAGCTCTCCGATGATCTGGGCGGCGGATCCATGACCGGTCTGCCCATCATCGAGACCAAGGCCAACGACGTTTCGGCCTACATTCCGACCAACGTGATCTCCATCACCGACGGCCAGATCTTCCTGCAGTCCGATCTGTTCAACGCCAACCAGCGTCCTGCTGTGGACGTGGGCATCTCCGTATCCCGAGTGGGCGGCGCCGCACAGACCAAGGCCCTGAAGAAGGTCTCTTCGACTTTGAAGATCTCCTTGGCCCAGTACCGCTCCCTGCAGTCCTTCGCCATGTTCGCCTCGGATCTGGATGCGGCCTCCAAGGCCCAGCTGACGCGTGGCGCCAGGCTGACCGAGCTGCTCAAGCAGCCCCAGTTCACGCCCTATTCCATGGAGAAGCAGGTCGTCTCGGTCTGGGTGGGCACCCACGGCAAGCTGGATGACTTGGACCTGGAGGACGTGCTGCCCTTCGAGTCCGGGCTCCTGGACTATCTGGACCACAACACCGACATCCTCAAGACCATCCGTGACACGGAGGACTTCACTGACGACACAGAAAAGGCCCTGGACAAGGCCGTGGACGAGTTCGCCAAGACCTTCGTGACCCACAAGGGCCAGACCCTGGACGGCCACAAGGCTGACCAGGAGCAGGAGCAGCCGGTGGCCGTTCAGCAGGAGAAGCTGGTGGCTGACGGCAAGAGCGGCAGCAAGGCCGGGAAGCGGTAG
- a CDS encoding F0F1 ATP synthase subunit gamma, which translates to MASQLAFKSRIASTSALEKIFNAQEMIASSHIAKARTVALEAKPYSDAIFDAVQALVAHTDDIRHPIVRKDEKNPRVAVLALTADRGMAGAYTSSVIRETESLLARLDQQGRQPQLFVYGRRGVSYYRYRNRSIVKTWEGHSDRPGVDVAREISQALLDTYMTPAAKGGVSELYIVFTEFINMVVQKVRVLRMLPLELIRPDQEQPEEAVDAPVPDDEHGRQGDRYAALYDFEPSSQEVLDAVLPKYIQSRIHECLLTSAASETASRQNAMHTATDNAKGLIDDLTRRLNASRQAAITQELTEIVGSADALNKEEE; encoded by the coding sequence ATGGCCTCACAACTCGCATTCAAGTCAAGGATCGCCTCCACTTCGGCATTGGAGAAGATCTTCAATGCCCAGGAGATGATAGCCTCCTCGCATATCGCCAAGGCCAGGACCGTGGCCCTGGAAGCGAAGCCTTACTCCGATGCGATCTTCGATGCAGTCCAGGCCCTGGTGGCCCACACGGACGACATCCGCCACCCCATTGTCAGGAAGGATGAGAAGAACCCGCGCGTGGCTGTGCTGGCGCTGACAGCCGACCGCGGCATGGCCGGGGCCTACACCTCCTCGGTCATCCGCGAGACGGAGTCTCTGCTGGCCCGACTGGACCAGCAGGGCCGACAGCCCCAGCTCTTCGTCTACGGTCGCCGCGGCGTCTCTTACTACCGCTACCGCAACCGCAGCATCGTCAAGACCTGGGAGGGCCACAGCGATCGGCCCGGCGTGGATGTGGCCAGGGAGATATCCCAGGCATTGCTGGATACGTATATGACTCCAGCGGCCAAGGGGGGCGTCTCCGAGCTCTACATCGTCTTCACTGAATTCATCAACATGGTGGTGCAGAAGGTTCGGGTGCTGCGCATGCTGCCCTTGGAGCTGATCAGGCCTGACCAGGAGCAGCCTGAGGAGGCTGTTGATGCCCCCGTGCCGGACGACGAGCATGGCCGCCAGGGCGACCGCTATGCGGCCCTCTACGACTTTGAGCCCAGCTCCCAGGAGGTCCTGGACGCCGTTCTGCCCAAGTACATTCAGTCGCGCATCCATGAATGCCTGCTCACCTCGGCCGCATCGGAGACCGCCAGCAGGCAGAACGCCATGCATACCGCCACTGACAACGCCAAGGGACTGATCGACGACCTGACCCGCAGGCTCAACGCCAGCCGTCAGGCGGCCATCACGCAGGAACTTACCGAGATCGTCGGCAGCGCCGATGCGCTCAACAAAGAGGAAGAGTAG
- a CDS encoding F0F1 ATP synthase subunit epsilon: protein MADTGKASMQVNIVSADRPIWSGQARSVTVPGTQGSMGIMPDHEPVLALLQEGNIRVQATDGGRQSFHVDSGFASFDSNKLTVAVDHYLEDADQGKQS, encoded by the coding sequence ATGGCGGACACAGGCAAGGCCTCCATGCAGGTCAACATCGTCTCGGCGGACAGGCCCATCTGGTCGGGTCAGGCGCGGTCGGTCACCGTGCCCGGCACCCAGGGGTCCATGGGCATCATGCCTGACCACGAGCCGGTGCTGGCCCTGCTGCAGGAGGGCAACATCCGGGTTCAGGCCACTGATGGCGGTCGTCAGTCCTTCCATGTGGACAGCGGATTCGCCTCCTTCGACAGCAACAAGCTGACTGTGGCTGTGGACCACTACCTGGAAGACGCTGATCAGGGAAAGCAGTCCTGA
- a CDS encoding amino acid ABC transporter permease, translating to MNWTFMAQNLHFFVNAAYVTVFISFFGVVFSMLIGLVCAGLEVFRIPLLSQLARVYIELSRNTPLLVQLYFLYFGLPKLGINWSAQTCAIVGLAFLGGSYMAEAMRGGFEAVPQVKIESARVLGFTRGQTLSRIVLPQALSSAIPGVVANIIFLIKESSVVSAIALADVMYVTKDLMGTSYDTYESLTLLIVTYLVILLPISVIGTVLERRFDYARR from the coding sequence ATGAATTGGACTTTCATGGCGCAGAATCTGCACTTTTTCGTCAATGCGGCCTATGTAACGGTCTTCATCTCCTTCTTTGGCGTGGTGTTCTCCATGCTGATCGGGCTGGTCTGCGCCGGGTTGGAGGTCTTCAGGATCCCCCTGCTCTCGCAGTTGGCAAGGGTATATATCGAGCTGTCAAGAAACACCCCGCTCCTGGTTCAGCTCTACTTCCTCTATTTCGGGTTGCCCAAGCTCGGGATCAACTGGAGCGCCCAGACCTGCGCCATCGTCGGGCTGGCCTTCCTGGGCGGTTCCTACATGGCCGAGGCCATGCGTGGTGGGTTCGAGGCCGTGCCTCAGGTGAAGATCGAGTCAGCCCGCGTCCTGGGATTCACGCGTGGGCAGACGCTGTCGAGGATCGTGCTGCCCCAAGCCCTGAGCAGCGCCATACCGGGAGTGGTTGCCAACATCATCTTCCTGATCAAGGAGTCCTCGGTGGTCTCGGCCATCGCTCTGGCCGATGTCATGTACGTCACCAAGGATCTGATGGGCACCTCCTACGACACCTACGAGTCGTTGACTCTGCTCATCGTCACCTATCTGGTCATTCTGCTGCCCATCTCCGTCATCGGAACCGTTCTTGAGCGGAGGTTCGACTATGCACGGCGTTGA
- a CDS encoding F0F1 ATP synthase subunit delta, translating to MRGETSLSSDKETRAKYAPLLKSKGKDALRVAMELYTFVTLLDANRPLERALTDPSRPAEDKWQVIDTILADKADPLTVDILHDLTDHQWSRVVHIANAAEDMSVDATAYYADALGITNQVAGELAEIHSALLGMPLVLFRLSDEYSDSTARADLLRALLVGQHMHPVTEQMALNATIDLRGRRFPDTIIWLVNRFSEHMDQVMVTVTTAVSMNDQQVSRLQEVYARKLGKPVHINSVVDPTVLGGMKVQYGSVSTDGTVATQLKHLKRRMTVAG from the coding sequence ATGCGAGGAGAGACTTCGCTGAGCTCCGATAAGGAGACCAGGGCCAAGTATGCCCCCCTGCTGAAGAGCAAGGGGAAGGATGCCCTCCGCGTGGCCATGGAGCTCTATACCTTCGTGACCCTGCTCGACGCCAACAGGCCCCTGGAGCGCGCGCTGACCGACCCCTCCCGTCCAGCTGAGGACAAGTGGCAGGTGATCGACACCATCCTGGCTGATAAGGCCGATCCGCTGACCGTGGATATCCTCCATGATTTGACTGATCATCAGTGGAGCCGTGTGGTGCATATTGCCAACGCAGCCGAGGACATGTCAGTGGATGCCACCGCTTATTACGCCGATGCTCTGGGCATCACCAACCAGGTGGCAGGCGAGCTGGCTGAGATCCATTCGGCCCTGCTCGGGATGCCGCTGGTGCTCTTCCGGCTCTCGGACGAGTACAGTGATTCCACAGCGCGAGCCGACCTGCTCAGGGCGCTCCTGGTTGGGCAGCATATGCATCCCGTCACCGAGCAGATGGCTCTGAACGCCACCATTGATCTGCGCGGACGGCGCTTCCCTGACACCATCATTTGGTTGGTGAACCGCTTTTCTGAGCATATGGACCAGGTCATGGTCACCGTCACCACGGCAGTCTCCATGAATGACCAGCAGGTCAGCCGCCTGCAGGAGGTCTACGCGCGCAAGCTGGGCAAGCCGGTCCACATCAACTCGGTGGTCGATCCTACGGTCCTGGGCGGCATGAAGGTCCAGTACGGCTCGGTCTCCACCGACGGCACGGTGGCTACGCAACTGAAGCATCTGAAGCGGCGGATGACCGTGGCAGGATGA
- the atpD gene encoding F0F1 ATP synthase subunit beta: MVAQQEQPTTASRKPDSASKGRVTRVQGSVIDVEFPAGHLPDIYNALTVDLSQSSNTEGESLTTIMLEVEQHLGDSTVRTVALKPTDGLVRGATVTDTGGPIMVPVGDVTKGHVFDVAGNILNKKEGEQIKVTERWPIHRNPPAFDQLESKTQMFETGIKVIDLLTPYVEGGKIGLFGGAGVGKTVLIQEMIQRVAQNHGGVSVFAGVGERTREGNDLIGEMDEAGVLEKTALVFGQMDEPPGTRLRVPLTALTMSEYFRDVENQDVLLFIDNIFRFTQAGSEVSTLLGRMPSAVGYQPNLADEMGALQERITSTRGHSITSLQAIYVPADDYTDPAPATTFAHLDATTELSRDIASQGIYPAVDPLASTSRILDPRYVGQAHYDCANRVKAILQRNKELQDIIALIGIDELGEEDKTTVNRARKIEQFLGQNFYVAEKFTGRKGSYVPADETIEAFTRICDGAYDDVPEQAFSGIGGIDDLEHKWHDMQKEYR; encoded by the coding sequence ATGGTTGCACAGCAAGAACAGCCGACCACAGCGAGCCGCAAGCCGGATTCGGCCTCCAAGGGGCGCGTCACCCGAGTCCAGGGTTCGGTCATCGATGTGGAGTTCCCGGCAGGTCACCTGCCGGACATCTACAATGCCCTGACCGTGGACCTGAGCCAGTCCTCGAACACCGAGGGCGAGTCGCTGACCACCATCATGCTGGAGGTGGAGCAGCACCTGGGCGATTCCACAGTCCGCACCGTGGCCCTGAAGCCCACCGACGGCCTGGTCCGCGGTGCTACCGTCACCGATACGGGCGGGCCCATCATGGTACCCGTGGGCGACGTGACCAAGGGACACGTCTTCGACGTGGCCGGCAACATCCTCAACAAGAAGGAGGGTGAGCAGATCAAGGTCACCGAGCGGTGGCCCATCCATCGCAACCCGCCTGCTTTCGATCAGCTGGAGTCCAAGACCCAGATGTTCGAAACCGGCATCAAGGTCATCGACCTGCTGACCCCATACGTGGAAGGCGGCAAGATCGGCCTGTTCGGCGGTGCAGGCGTGGGCAAGACCGTGCTCATCCAGGAGATGATCCAGCGCGTGGCTCAGAACCACGGCGGCGTCTCCGTCTTCGCGGGCGTAGGCGAGCGTACCCGTGAGGGCAACGATCTGATCGGCGAGATGGACGAGGCCGGGGTGCTGGAGAAGACCGCACTGGTCTTCGGCCAGATGGACGAGCCCCCGGGGACCCGTCTGCGCGTGCCCCTGACCGCCCTGACCATGTCGGAGTACTTCCGCGACGTGGAGAACCAGGATGTGTTGCTCTTCATCGACAACATCTTCCGGTTCACGCAGGCAGGCTCCGAGGTCTCCACCCTACTGGGCCGCATGCCTTCGGCTGTGGGCTACCAGCCCAACCTGGCCGACGAGATGGGCGCCCTGCAGGAGAGGATCACCTCCACCAGGGGTCACTCCATCACCTCCCTGCAGGCCATCTACGTGCCGGCCGACGACTACACCGACCCTGCACCTGCTACCACCTTCGCCCACTTGGACGCCACCACCGAGCTCAGCCGTGACATCGCCTCCCAGGGCATCTATCCGGCTGTGGACCCGCTGGCATCCACCTCCAGGATTCTGGATCCGCGCTACGTGGGGCAGGCCCACTACGACTGCGCCAACCGGGTCAAGGCCATCCTGCAGAGGAACAAGGAGCTCCAGGACATCATCGCCCTGATCGGCATCGACGAACTGGGCGAGGAGGACAAGACCACCGTCAACCGTGCCCGCAAGATCGAGCAGTTCCTGGGCCAGAACTTCTACGTGGCCGAGAAGTTCACCGGTCGCAAGGGTTCCTATGTGCCTGCGGACGAGACCATCGAGGCTTTCACCCGCATCTGCGACGGCGCCTATGACGACGTGCCCGAGCAGGCTTTCTCCGGCATCGGCGGCATCGACGACCTTGAGCACAAGTGGCACGATATGCAGAAGGAATACCGGTAG
- a CDS encoding amino acid ABC transporter permease codes for MHGVEVLFQPGVMPRLFQGLWVTVWIAGVSVLLSLPLGLLVGWLMTRRNRLIRFLMRIYLDFIRIMPQLALLFIAFYGLSRAWNLNLDATGACLLVFVLWGGAELGDLVRGALESIPRTQVESAYVLGLSSWQTFSRIILPQALRRLLPASVNLATRIVKTTSLAALLGVIEVIKVGQQIIDANRFAYPQATLWIYGVIFFMYFFICWPLSLVARHLEKRWAHD; via the coding sequence ATGCACGGCGTTGAGGTGCTCTTCCAGCCAGGGGTCATGCCCAGGCTCTTCCAGGGGCTCTGGGTGACTGTCTGGATAGCCGGCGTCTCGGTCCTGCTCTCCCTGCCCTTGGGGTTGTTGGTCGGATGGCTGATGACCCGGCGCAACCGCTTGATCCGCTTCCTGATGAGGATCTATCTGGACTTCATCCGCATCATGCCCCAGCTGGCACTGCTCTTCATCGCTTTCTACGGGCTGTCCAGGGCATGGAACCTGAATCTGGATGCCACCGGCGCCTGCCTGCTGGTCTTTGTGCTCTGGGGCGGGGCCGAGCTGGGCGACCTGGTCCGCGGGGCCCTGGAGTCCATTCCCCGAACCCAGGTGGAGTCGGCCTACGTGCTGGGACTGAGCTCCTGGCAGACCTTCTCCAGGATCATCCTTCCGCAGGCCCTGCGCCGACTGTTGCCGGCCAGCGTCAACCTGGCCACCAGGATCGTCAAGACCACCTCCCTGGCCGCCCTGCTGGGCGTCATCGAGGTCATCAAGGTCGGCCAGCAGATCATCGACGCCAACCGTTTCGCCTATCCCCAGGCGACTCTGTGGATCTACGGGGTGATCTTCTTCATGTATTTCTTCATCTGCTGGCCCCTGTCCCTGGTGGCCCGGCATCTGGAAAAGAGGTGGGCCCATGACTGA